A single genomic interval of Stieleria maiorica harbors:
- a CDS encoding efflux RND transporter periplasmic adaptor subunit produces MKWVWIAGLLIVAVVGGATWSRWFPAATSWVDSTVTAFRGGGESGTEAAHAEEDPHAGHDHGAHEGHSEDTSLELSDQALRNIGLSDKTIQPIRLETFRRSITVPALVVERPGRTRVQVATPMTGVVTHVHAVQGEAVEPGTLLFQIRLTHEDLVNAQTEFVKTLGELEVEEKEIDRLQSVTRSGAVAGKLLLDREYARDKLTALLRAQREALRLHGLSDKQVDQIANERRLLRELQIFAPSIDGHGDEELKLTQTFISQANYQQPTQQREPEVHAGPLILQQLDVHKGQSVNAGETLCILTDYDELFIEGMAFEQDVSQLRQASEKDWTIDAIFQQPGEGTQVVEGLKIAYLANTVDTDSRTLHFYVRLPNEVTKDRREQGNRYVEWKYLPGQRLQLRVPVEQWPDQIVLPVDAVAREGAESFVFQQNGDHFDRVPVHVKYRDQYSAVIDNDGSLFPGDVVALRGAHQMQMALKNKAGGGVDPHAGHNH; encoded by the coding sequence ATGAAGTGGGTCTGGATCGCCGGACTCCTGATCGTTGCCGTTGTCGGCGGTGCGACGTGGAGCCGCTGGTTTCCCGCAGCGACATCGTGGGTCGATAGCACTGTGACCGCGTTTCGTGGCGGCGGTGAATCCGGCACTGAGGCGGCTCACGCAGAGGAAGACCCGCATGCCGGGCATGACCACGGTGCCCACGAGGGACACAGCGAAGACACATCGCTGGAGCTGTCAGACCAAGCTCTGCGAAACATCGGTTTGTCTGACAAGACGATTCAACCAATCAGGTTGGAGACGTTTCGCAGGTCGATCACCGTTCCTGCACTCGTCGTCGAACGCCCCGGTCGCACGCGGGTGCAGGTGGCAACACCGATGACCGGCGTTGTCACTCACGTTCACGCTGTTCAGGGAGAAGCTGTCGAACCGGGAACGCTGCTCTTTCAGATTCGCCTGACGCATGAAGACCTCGTGAACGCACAAACCGAATTTGTTAAGACTCTGGGCGAACTGGAAGTAGAAGAGAAAGAGATTGATCGACTTCAAAGCGTCACACGCAGCGGTGCCGTTGCCGGGAAACTGTTGCTAGATCGCGAATACGCTCGTGATAAGCTGACTGCCTTGCTACGTGCCCAACGGGAAGCTCTGCGGCTACACGGACTCTCGGACAAGCAAGTTGATCAAATTGCCAACGAACGTCGACTGTTGCGTGAGTTGCAGATTTTCGCTCCGTCCATTGACGGTCACGGTGACGAGGAACTCAAGCTCACGCAAACATTCATCAGTCAAGCCAATTACCAGCAACCAACACAACAACGAGAACCCGAAGTTCACGCGGGTCCTCTGATTCTCCAGCAGCTAGATGTTCACAAAGGTCAATCGGTCAACGCGGGTGAGACACTCTGCATCCTGACGGACTACGACGAATTGTTCATCGAAGGCATGGCGTTTGAACAGGATGTGAGCCAGCTTCGACAGGCGTCCGAGAAAGACTGGACCATCGATGCGATCTTCCAACAACCGGGTGAGGGAACGCAGGTGGTCGAAGGTCTGAAGATCGCCTATCTCGCGAATACGGTGGATACCGATTCGCGAACGCTGCACTTCTACGTTCGCTTGCCCAATGAAGTTACCAAGGACCGTCGTGAACAGGGTAATCGCTATGTCGAATGGAAATATCTGCCCGGGCAACGATTGCAGTTGCGAGTTCCGGTTGAGCAATGGCCGGACCAGATTGTGTTGCCGGTTGATGCCGTCGCTCGCGAAGGAGCCGAGTCGTTTGTCTTTCAGCAGAACGGCGATCATTTCGATCGCGTTCCGGTGCATGTGAAGTACCGCGATCAGTATTCAGCGGTGATTGACAACGACGGTTCGTTGTTTCCGGGTGATGTAGTGGCACTTCGTGGTGCTCACCAGATGCAAATGGCCCTCAAGAACAAGGCTGGTGGTGGAGTTGATCCACACGCCGGTCACAACCACTAA
- a CDS encoding efflux RND transporter permease subunit has product MLNAIIRFALRQRLLVIAVALLLVGYGTWQATQSQIDVFPDLNRPRVVIMTEAPGLAPEEVETLITFPIETTMNGANGVQAVRSSSGVGISVIYVEFDWGTDIYNDRQIVNERLQLVQERMPDGVKPTLAPISSIMGQILMLGMWSDDRETEPLELRTLGDWVVRQRLLTIPGVSQVFTMGGGRKQFQVLVDPDAMLRYGVTLHEVKEAVQNSNENATGGYLDEQGPNELLVRALGRVKSIGDLQKVVVTMREGRPIALAQIARVVEGPQVKRGDSSAFVRGNEGNFSGGPAVILTINKQPGADTRRVTDDVMAAIDELRPSLPSDLRIEPLYTQKSFIDRAIENVVEALRDGGILVVIILFLFLMNFRTTFITLTAIPLSLLMSIIVFSFFGLSINTMTLGGFAVAIGELVDDAIVDVENIFRRLKENRSRTNPKSPLLVVFQASVEIRNSIVFGTMIVILVFVPLFALSGMEGRLFAPLGVAYIVSIVSSLLVSLTVTPVLSYWLLGSRKLTAHEKDGFVLRGVKWVGNKVIRFSLLFPRFNLAVTAVLVALAALFVFRLERDFLPPFNEGAVQLNVVLPPGTSLETSNDIAGRVENRLKQIEDIEQFVRRTGRAELDEHAEGVNMSEFILELDPESPRSREEQLEEIREAMADIPGIVTAVEQPLAHLISHMLSGVKAQIGMKIYGDDLDTLRRKAEEMKSAMQSVPGVKDLLVEPQVTIPQLRIELDRDQLLQYGLTAVEVNEFIETAMNGQVVSEVLIGQRTFDLLIRLDEDYRENLQSLRRLTIDLKDGGKLPLESVATIYESGGPNTVNRENVRRRIVLQCNVSERGVVDVVQDIQKRVRPVVESLPPGYFVEYSGQFESQQSASRIIGALFAVSMIGVFLVLFTMFRSINLSLQVMMALPMAFIGSVIALVVTGQTLTVAAMVGFISLAGIATRNGILLLNHYLHLVKYEGESWTKEMIVRAGLERLAPVLMTALTTGIGLVPLVLAAGEPGKEILYPVATVILGGLISSTLLDFFVHPALFWLIGLNEAERVVNESNTEVALVEEAEEPHFTNESNPTSSGTTENTEPVTASAAQ; this is encoded by the coding sequence ATGCTAAACGCAATTATTCGATTCGCACTGAGACAGCGTTTGCTTGTCATTGCTGTTGCCCTGCTCCTTGTTGGTTATGGCACGTGGCAGGCAACGCAGTCACAGATTGACGTTTTCCCGGACCTCAACCGTCCCCGTGTGGTCATCATGACCGAAGCACCGGGGCTGGCACCGGAGGAAGTCGAAACGCTGATCACGTTTCCCATTGAGACCACGATGAACGGCGCGAATGGTGTTCAGGCTGTTCGCAGTTCATCGGGCGTCGGGATTTCGGTGATCTACGTCGAGTTCGATTGGGGAACCGACATCTACAACGACCGGCAGATCGTCAACGAGCGGCTGCAACTTGTTCAGGAGCGGATGCCGGATGGTGTGAAACCAACCCTGGCACCGATCTCGTCCATCATGGGCCAGATTCTGATGCTCGGCATGTGGAGCGACGACAGGGAAACCGAACCACTTGAACTGCGAACACTTGGCGATTGGGTTGTGCGGCAACGACTGCTGACGATCCCCGGCGTGTCGCAAGTGTTCACGATGGGGGGAGGTCGAAAGCAGTTTCAGGTTTTGGTCGATCCAGATGCGATGCTGCGTTACGGGGTGACGCTGCACGAGGTCAAAGAGGCTGTTCAGAACAGCAACGAGAATGCAACTGGCGGCTATCTCGATGAACAGGGGCCGAATGAACTGTTGGTCCGGGCGTTGGGCCGAGTCAAGTCGATTGGAGACTTGCAGAAGGTCGTCGTCACAATGCGTGAAGGCCGACCCATCGCGTTGGCTCAGATTGCTCGCGTCGTAGAAGGCCCGCAAGTCAAACGCGGCGACAGTTCTGCGTTCGTTCGAGGCAATGAAGGCAACTTCTCCGGTGGTCCGGCGGTCATCCTCACCATCAACAAACAGCCGGGAGCTGACACGCGGCGTGTGACAGATGATGTTATGGCCGCGATCGACGAACTGCGACCATCGCTGCCAAGTGATTTGCGAATTGAACCACTCTATACGCAGAAGTCGTTTATTGACCGAGCGATTGAAAACGTCGTCGAAGCATTGCGAGACGGCGGCATCCTCGTCGTCATTATCTTGTTTCTGTTTCTGATGAATTTTCGCACGACATTCATCACCTTGACGGCGATTCCGCTGTCACTGCTGATGTCGATCATCGTGTTCTCGTTCTTCGGCCTCTCAATCAACACGATGACGCTCGGTGGTTTCGCGGTTGCCATTGGGGAACTGGTCGATGACGCCATCGTCGATGTCGAAAACATCTTCCGGCGACTCAAGGAAAACCGAAGTCGAACGAATCCAAAGAGCCCGCTGCTGGTTGTGTTTCAGGCCAGTGTCGAAATTCGCAACTCGATCGTCTTCGGCACAATGATCGTGATTCTGGTGTTCGTTCCGCTGTTCGCACTGTCGGGAATGGAAGGCCGTTTATTTGCTCCGCTCGGTGTTGCCTACATCGTCTCGATTGTCTCTTCATTGTTGGTGTCGCTTACGGTGACTCCCGTGTTGTCGTACTGGCTGCTGGGAAGTCGCAAACTCACCGCACATGAAAAAGACGGCTTCGTGCTTCGAGGAGTCAAATGGGTCGGTAACAAAGTCATTCGATTTAGCCTGTTGTTTCCTCGATTCAATCTGGCTGTGACCGCAGTCCTCGTTGCATTGGCAGCGTTGTTCGTCTTCAGACTCGAACGCGACTTCCTGCCGCCTTTCAACGAGGGCGCTGTGCAACTGAATGTCGTGCTCCCACCGGGCACATCGCTCGAAACCTCCAACGATATTGCTGGGCGAGTAGAGAATCGACTCAAGCAAATCGAGGACATCGAGCAGTTCGTTCGCCGAACGGGAAGAGCGGAACTTGATGAACATGCCGAAGGCGTGAACATGAGCGAGTTCATTCTGGAACTGGATCCTGAGTCACCTCGATCACGGGAAGAACAACTCGAAGAAATTCGCGAAGCGATGGCTGATATTCCGGGCATCGTGACGGCTGTGGAACAGCCCTTGGCTCACTTGATCTCACACATGCTTTCCGGTGTGAAAGCACAGATTGGGATGAAGATTTACGGTGACGATCTGGATACTCTGCGTCGCAAAGCGGAGGAAATGAAGTCGGCTATGCAATCAGTGCCGGGCGTAAAGGACTTGCTCGTTGAACCACAGGTCACCATCCCACAGCTTCGCATCGAGCTGGACCGCGATCAGTTGTTGCAATATGGACTGACTGCGGTGGAGGTCAACGAGTTCATCGAAACGGCGATGAACGGACAAGTTGTTTCGGAAGTTTTGATTGGACAGCGCACCTTCGATCTACTGATTCGTCTGGATGAAGATTACCGCGAGAACCTTCAGTCGTTGCGACGGCTGACAATCGACCTTAAAGACGGTGGAAAACTTCCTTTGGAGTCGGTGGCGACAATCTATGAGTCGGGCGGACCGAACACTGTCAATCGTGAAAATGTGCGTCGTCGCATAGTTTTGCAATGCAACGTGTCGGAACGCGGCGTAGTGGACGTCGTGCAGGACATTCAAAAACGCGTGCGCCCGGTCGTCGAATCGCTTCCGCCCGGATATTTCGTCGAGTACAGCGGTCAGTTTGAAAGTCAGCAATCGGCATCACGAATCATCGGAGCATTGTTCGCCGTCTCGATGATCGGCGTGTTCCTCGTGCTGTTCACCATGTTCCGCTCCATCAATCTGTCTTTGCAGGTGATGATGGCTTTACCAATGGCGTTCATTGGCTCAGTTATTGCACTGGTCGTCACCGGTCAAACACTGACGGTGGCCGCGATGGTTGGCTTTATCTCGCTGGCGGGTATCGCGACGCGGAATGGCATTCTGTTGCTCAATCACTATCTGCATCTGGTCAAGTACGAAGGCGAAAGCTGGACCAAAGAAATGATCGTCCGTGCGGGACTGGAACGTCTGGCTCCTGTATTGATGACAGCACTTACGACCGGCATCGGACTGGTACCGCTGGTGCTGGCGGCAGGCGAACCGGGCAAGGAAATCCTTTATCCAGTGGCCACGGTCATTCTTGGCGGACTCATTAGTTCCACGCTGCTCGACTTCTTCGTGCATCCGGCTTTGTTCTGGCTGATTGGTCTGAATGAAGCCGAACGGGTCGTCAACGAATCGAATACGGAAGTTGCTCTCGTCGAGGAAGCTGAGGAACCGCACTTCACCAATGAATCAAATCCCACTTCGTCCGGGACGACGGAGAACACTGAACCTGTTACCGCTTCTGCTGCCCAATGA
- a CDS encoding ABC transporter permease gives MKLRSMIWKELWQRPTPMLTSLLAVTLGVTAMVAIQNITVFSEQKIAGDMESLGANVLVLPPAVTLQDYYSADMHGHTMPEEYVSRLALARMPGVENLAPKLCVESNVDSIPVTVTGILPQSEFQAKAAWQGLGLISPVGSDRGCCATKANVDAGADDPNSLATTRTVQELDDRDVILGHDLAAQLGAKAGDELAVLGEDFSVLTVLPATGTIDDSRMFAHLHSVQDLSGAGPVVNVIEIMACCEDAAGSLITNLSAELPDTRIITIAQVVETQVAVNGLMSRLSWVFLSILLLVGGASIASVMYANVTERRKEIGTLMALGASRSFVTRMFLGKATLLGLAGGLGGFVVGTIVATVLGPQLLGISVQPMPHLLAVGMVAATVVAVAASFLPARRAAGLDPCLVFNDA, from the coding sequence ATGAAACTACGATCTATGATTTGGAAAGAACTCTGGCAACGACCGACGCCGATGCTGACCAGTTTACTGGCTGTCACTTTGGGTGTGACTGCAATGGTGGCGATTCAAAACATCACGGTCTTCTCTGAACAGAAGATCGCCGGTGATATGGAATCGCTCGGGGCGAATGTGCTCGTGCTGCCGCCCGCCGTCACGTTGCAGGATTACTACTCCGCCGATATGCACGGCCACACGATGCCGGAGGAATACGTGTCGCGATTGGCTTTGGCTCGGATGCCAGGCGTTGAAAACCTTGCACCGAAACTGTGTGTGGAATCGAATGTCGATTCGATTCCGGTCACGGTCACCGGCATCCTGCCGCAGTCGGAATTTCAGGCGAAGGCGGCGTGGCAGGGCTTGGGGTTGATCAGTCCTGTCGGCTCCGACCGAGGTTGTTGTGCAACCAAGGCCAATGTGGACGCCGGAGCTGACGACCCAAACTCACTGGCGACCACAAGGACCGTTCAGGAACTCGATGACCGCGATGTGATTCTTGGACACGATCTGGCGGCTCAGCTAGGAGCCAAAGCTGGCGATGAGTTGGCAGTACTCGGCGAAGACTTCAGCGTCTTGACCGTTCTTCCTGCCACAGGCACAATCGACGACAGCCGCATGTTCGCTCACCTGCACAGCGTGCAAGATTTGTCCGGTGCCGGGCCGGTTGTCAATGTTATCGAGATCATGGCGTGTTGTGAAGACGCGGCAGGCAGTCTCATTACGAATCTGTCTGCGGAATTACCAGACACGCGAATTATCACCATCGCTCAGGTTGTGGAAACGCAGGTCGCCGTCAACGGCCTGATGTCACGATTGTCATGGGTCTTCCTGTCAATCCTGTTGCTGGTCGGTGGAGCCAGTATTGCCAGCGTCATGTACGCCAACGTCACTGAACGCCGAAAAGAGATCGGCACGCTCATGGCCTTGGGTGCCAGCCGCAGTTTCGTGACGCGGATGTTCCTCGGCAAAGCGACGCTGCTCGGTTTGGCTGGCGGATTGGGCGGCTTTGTTGTCGGCACGATCGTTGCTACCGTTCTGGGTCCGCAACTGCTGGGTATCTCAGTTCAGCCGATGCCGCACTTGCTGGCCGTTGGCATGGTCGCCGCAACCGTCGTCGCTGTTGCCGCGAGCTTCCTGCCCGCAAGACGCGCCGCAGGACTCGATCCGTGTCTCGTCTTCAATGACGCCTGA
- a CDS encoding ABC transporter ATP-binding protein, with protein sequence MYQLQSVTQTYERRGNVVTALDNCNLEIPDNDFIAIVGPSGSGKTTLLSILGGMMAPSTGNVTLDGKSLYDLSIDERTKLRGKKIGFVFQSFNLVAWLSACENVQIPLMLSGRSANEQRERALELLDRVGLSDRAYHLPSELSQGQQQRVALARTLANDPQVILADEPTGNLDSGTRQQVMNYLNEFHNDGRTIVMVTHDADTAAFAKRTIRLVEGVTQEVVSAKAA encoded by the coding sequence ATGTACCAACTTCAATCCGTCACCCAAACCTACGAGCGTCGCGGTAACGTCGTAACAGCACTCGACAACTGCAACCTCGAAATCCCGGACAACGACTTCATCGCGATCGTCGGCCCCAGCGGCAGCGGTAAAACAACACTACTGTCGATCCTCGGCGGAATGATGGCTCCATCGACCGGAAACGTCACTCTCGATGGCAAGTCATTGTATGACCTGTCAATTGACGAACGAACAAAACTGCGAGGCAAGAAAATCGGCTTCGTCTTTCAGTCGTTCAACCTCGTGGCATGGTTGTCGGCCTGCGAAAACGTTCAGATTCCGCTCATGCTGTCCGGCAGGTCTGCCAACGAACAGCGCGAACGGGCACTCGAACTTCTCGACCGTGTCGGTCTTTCAGATCGTGCCTACCATCTGCCGTCTGAGCTGAGCCAAGGCCAACAGCAGCGAGTCGCACTGGCCCGCACTTTGGCAAACGACCCGCAGGTGATCCTAGCCGACGAACCTACCGGCAATCTTGATTCTGGAACGCGACAGCAGGTAATGAACTATCTGAACGAGTTCCACAATGACGGACGAACGATCGTCATGGTCACTCACGACGCAGACACCGCTGCATTCGCCAAGCGGACGATTCGACTTGTCGAAGGCGTAACGCAGGAAGTCGTTTCTGCAAAGGCAGCGTAA
- a CDS encoding efflux RND transporter permease subunit, which translates to MLTAIIRFSIKHRILVVLASVFIAALGAYNFTRLPIDAVPDITNVQVQINTSVPALSPIEIEKRVTFPIEVSMSGLPHLEELRSISRYGLSQVTVVFDDDTDLYLARQLVSERLQTAKDSLPRGLAEPSMSPISTGLGEIYMWAVEAEPDAKKPDGTAYTPTDLRTIQDWIIRPQLLTVPGVAEVNSIGGFAKEFHITPHPTRLLSLGLTFQDVSEALERNNAFAGGGYIEHRGEQYIVKMSGLVSTLEQIRKIPIVTRDSIPILVEDVAGVSYGKELRTGAATLDGEESVVGTAMMLVGENSRTVAKAVDEAMQQVNRTLPAGVHAKTVYNRTRLVDATIETIQNNLMEGAILVIAVLFAILGNFKVALFVALSIPLSMLFAVTGMVSSKISGNLLSLGAIDFGIIIDGSVVMAENIIRRFSEKQHALGRTLTRSERLTETYEAAREVAPPVLSGVGIIMIVYLPILTLTGIEGKMFVPMAKVVLLALLGSLILSFTFIPAMAALFLTGKVSEGDGRVMSFAKHWYRRTLLASLRFKKAFIGVAIAILLLSGWIATGLGSEFVPSLDEQDFAIQSLRIPATSLSQSIEMQKRLERRLLDFPEIETVFARIGTAEVATDPMPPNIADGYIIVKPKNEWPDPSKSKAELIAEVEEAIEEIPGNAYEISQPIELRFNELISGVRSDVAFKIFGDDMSVMQAKANEVSKLLSQIEGASDVKVEQVSGLPTLRIDMDREKLARFGLDVADVQEVVSMAIGGRTVGQVFEGDQRFDIVLRLPESLRENLRMIEQLPIPLPSDDERATEEEAHNPVYEARVVALKQLADISVVEGQNQVSRENAKRRIVVQANVRGRDMGSFVADASKLIEQRVQFPSGYWYRWGGQFENLERASNRLMVVVPVALLLIFVILFSTFNSTRDALLIFSGVPFALTGGVISLAIRDIPFSISAGVGFIALSGVAVLNGVVMVSFIRQLLEEGKDIRTAVVDGAVTRLRPVLMTAVTDALGFIPMALAMGTGAEVQRPLATVVIGGIISATILTLLLLPTLYATFHRADDGQSLD; encoded by the coding sequence GTGCTTACAGCAATCATTCGATTTTCGATTAAACATCGCATTCTTGTCGTCCTCGCATCCGTCTTCATCGCAGCTCTTGGTGCCTACAATTTCACTCGGCTTCCGATAGACGCCGTCCCTGACATTACGAACGTGCAGGTGCAAATCAACACATCGGTTCCCGCGCTGTCCCCGATCGAGATAGAAAAACGAGTCACGTTCCCGATCGAAGTTTCCATGAGCGGCCTGCCTCACTTGGAAGAGCTTCGCTCAATTTCGCGATACGGACTGTCTCAGGTCACTGTTGTTTTCGACGACGACACCGACCTGTATCTGGCTCGCCAATTGGTTAGCGAACGCTTGCAGACTGCGAAAGATTCGCTGCCCCGCGGACTGGCTGAACCATCGATGAGTCCAATCAGCACCGGGCTTGGTGAAATCTATATGTGGGCCGTTGAAGCGGAACCCGACGCGAAGAAACCTGACGGCACGGCCTACACGCCAACTGACCTGCGAACGATTCAGGACTGGATCATCCGCCCGCAACTATTAACCGTTCCCGGCGTAGCAGAAGTCAATTCAATTGGTGGATTTGCCAAAGAGTTTCACATTACGCCCCATCCGACTCGCCTACTCTCACTTGGCTTGACTTTTCAGGACGTGTCAGAGGCACTTGAACGTAACAATGCATTCGCGGGAGGTGGCTATATCGAGCATCGCGGCGAGCAGTACATCGTCAAGATGAGCGGACTTGTCTCCACGCTGGAACAGATACGAAAGATTCCCATTGTGACCCGGGACAGCATTCCGATTCTCGTCGAGGATGTCGCTGGAGTTTCATACGGAAAAGAGCTTCGGACTGGCGCGGCAACACTTGATGGAGAGGAATCCGTTGTCGGCACCGCCATGATGCTAGTCGGTGAGAACAGTCGCACCGTGGCGAAGGCGGTCGACGAAGCGATGCAACAAGTCAATCGCACTTTGCCAGCCGGTGTCCATGCAAAAACTGTCTACAACCGAACGCGACTGGTTGATGCAACTATCGAGACGATCCAAAACAACCTAATGGAAGGAGCGATTCTTGTCATCGCCGTGTTGTTTGCCATTCTTGGAAACTTCAAAGTGGCGCTATTTGTCGCTCTCTCTATACCGCTCTCCATGTTGTTTGCGGTCACCGGGATGGTCAGCAGTAAGATTAGCGGGAATCTGCTGAGCTTGGGGGCCATCGACTTCGGGATCATCATCGACGGCTCGGTCGTAATGGCCGAAAACATCATTCGCCGCTTTTCAGAGAAGCAGCATGCCCTTGGGAGAACCCTGACCCGCTCTGAACGGCTCACAGAGACATATGAAGCCGCTCGCGAAGTCGCGCCACCTGTGCTTTCCGGCGTGGGCATCATCATGATTGTCTACCTTCCGATCCTGACTTTGACCGGCATCGAAGGAAAGATGTTCGTACCGATGGCCAAAGTTGTCTTGCTCGCTCTGCTTGGCTCGCTGATTCTCTCTTTCACGTTCATTCCGGCAATGGCAGCATTGTTTCTGACCGGAAAAGTCAGCGAAGGCGATGGACGCGTTATGTCATTTGCCAAACACTGGTACCGTCGAACATTGTTGGCATCCCTTCGATTCAAGAAGGCGTTTATTGGCGTTGCAATCGCCATACTCCTACTCTCAGGCTGGATTGCAACCGGGCTTGGAAGCGAATTTGTCCCATCGCTCGATGAACAGGACTTTGCCATTCAGTCGCTGCGCATTCCCGCGACGTCGCTCAGCCAGTCCATTGAGATGCAAAAGAGACTCGAAAGGCGGTTGCTTGATTTTCCGGAGATTGAAACTGTCTTCGCTCGCATCGGAACGGCGGAAGTTGCGACCGACCCCATGCCTCCCAACATTGCTGATGGCTACATCATCGTTAAGCCAAAAAACGAGTGGCCGGACCCGAGCAAATCGAAAGCTGAGTTGATCGCCGAGGTCGAGGAGGCGATCGAAGAGATTCCGGGCAACGCATACGAAATCTCTCAACCGATTGAGCTTCGCTTCAACGAGCTGATATCCGGCGTTCGCAGTGATGTGGCCTTCAAAATCTTCGGTGACGACATGAGCGTCATGCAGGCGAAAGCGAACGAAGTCAGCAAGCTATTGAGCCAAATTGAGGGTGCAAGTGACGTGAAGGTCGAACAAGTCAGCGGACTACCGACACTACGCATTGACATGGACCGTGAGAAGCTTGCACGGTTTGGGTTGGACGTGGCAGACGTGCAGGAAGTCGTTTCGATGGCGATTGGTGGAAGAACCGTCGGCCAAGTCTTCGAGGGCGATCAACGTTTCGATATCGTCCTGCGACTACCGGAATCACTGCGAGAAAACCTGCGGATGATTGAGCAGTTGCCGATTCCATTGCCCAGTGACGATGAGAGAGCGACAGAGGAAGAAGCTCACAATCCGGTTTACGAGGCCCGTGTTGTCGCACTGAAACAACTGGCGGATATTTCCGTCGTCGAGGGGCAGAATCAGGTAAGCCGCGAGAATGCCAAGCGGCGAATCGTGGTTCAGGCCAATGTGCGGGGGCGCGACATGGGATCGTTCGTGGCTGACGCGTCCAAGTTGATCGAGCAGCGGGTCCAGTTCCCATCCGGATACTGGTACCGTTGGGGCGGACAGTTCGAGAATCTGGAACGAGCCTCAAATCGACTGATGGTCGTCGTCCCGGTCGCCCTGCTGCTTATCTTTGTCATTCTGTTTTCGACTTTCAATTCAACCCGTGACGCGCTCCTGATTTTCTCAGGCGTCCCGTTTGCCTTGACCGGTGGAGTTATTTCTCTTGCGATCCGAGACATCCCTTTCTCAATCTCCGCAGGAGTCGGCTTCATCGCCCTTTCCGGTGTTGCAGTGCTGAACGGTGTCGTGATGGTGAGCTTCATACGGCAGCTATTGGAGGAAGGGAAAGACATTCGCACCGCTGTCGTTGACGGAGCGGTGACACGCCTTCGCCCGGTACTGATGACTGCCGTCACCGACGCGCTAGGATTTATTCCGATGGCCCTAGCGATGGGTACCGGTGCTGAGGTGCAACGTCCGTTGGCAACCGTCGTTATTGGAGGGATTATCTCGGCGACAATTCTCACACTCTTGTTGCTCCCAACCCTGTACGCGACGTTTCACCGTGCTGACGACGGACAATCGCTCGACTAA
- a CDS encoding efflux RND transporter periplasmic adaptor subunit gives MIDRPLENSLNLLLLSCFVFVTATCIRAEEDTKHAGHHQDSHAKHDDSEHRERDHDQGEARTNQQDLHADHSDLDTGHDHDSHSDEDEKHSGHGHDEHSERSEEFLEFPWGKLQREGVEMTSVGPAVIKEKQSFYGETVINGNTLVHVLPRFSGTLKTVLKMLGDSVQAGEVLAIVESNESLSNYKVRAEISGVIIDQDATKGEFVSSEKVLFKLANLETTWANISVPPRLLASLKVGAPATVISQSTDARLDTKITYVRPILSEATRSGQARLELPNNQLKWPPGMFVTVEVVLNEIAVQLAVPESSILLVENKPSVFVKAKAPDGDEGFEIRHLKTGRSDGRWVEILDGLKLKEVVAAGNTFLLKAEMGKSSAEHSH, from the coding sequence ATGATCGATAGACCGCTAGAAAATTCACTAAACCTATTGCTTCTTTCTTGTTTTGTATTTGTAACGGCAACATGCATCCGTGCTGAAGAAGACACAAAGCACGCAGGCCATCATCAGGACTCGCACGCGAAACACGATGATAGTGAGCACCGGGAGCGGGATCATGATCAAGGAGAGGCACGCACCAATCAACAAGACTTACATGCCGATCATAGCGACCTGGACACCGGCCACGATCATGACTCTCATTCTGACGAAGACGAGAAGCACAGTGGACATGGTCACGATGAACACAGCGAGCGATCAGAGGAGTTTCTGGAGTTTCCATGGGGCAAGCTGCAGCGTGAAGGTGTTGAAATGACCAGCGTTGGCCCCGCTGTTATTAAAGAGAAACAGAGTTTCTATGGCGAGACGGTCATAAATGGCAATACGCTGGTTCACGTACTACCGCGATTCTCTGGGACACTAAAAACAGTTTTGAAAATGCTGGGAGATTCCGTTCAGGCAGGTGAGGTCTTGGCGATTGTCGAAAGCAATGAGAGCCTTTCAAATTACAAGGTAAGAGCAGAAATCAGCGGCGTGATCATCGACCAGGATGCAACGAAAGGTGAGTTTGTATCTAGTGAAAAAGTGCTTTTCAAGCTAGCCAACCTCGAAACAACTTGGGCCAATATTTCTGTACCGCCAAGGCTTCTTGCATCTCTCAAAGTCGGCGCACCTGCAACTGTGATTTCGCAGTCAACAGATGCTCGGCTCGATACAAAGATCACCTACGTTCGCCCAATCTTGTCCGAGGCAACCCGCTCGGGCCAAGCACGCCTGGAACTTCCGAACAATCAACTGAAGTGGCCGCCAGGTATGTTCGTCACGGTGGAAGTTGTCTTGAACGAAATTGCCGTCCAACTGGCCGTCCCCGAGAGCTCAATCCTTCTAGTTGAGAACAAGCCTTCAGTGTTCGTAAAAGCGAAAGCTCCCGATGGCGACGAAGGTTTCGAAATACGGCACCTAAAAACGGGGCGCTCAGATGGACGCTGGGTGGAGATTCTAGACGGACTGAAACTGAAGGAGGTTGTAGCAGCAGGCAACACTTTTTTACTCAAAGCGGAGATGGGCAAGTCTTCTGCAGAACATAGCCACTAA